One window of Xanthomonas sp. 10-10 genomic DNA carries:
- a CDS encoding TonB-dependent receptor, with protein sequence MSRLSLVALPRRPLTLALALGLATPALAQQQQPGASAVQLDTVNVLGERSDSSTALGGFGATRLLDAPASIAVIERQQLLDRQARVLSEVLRADASTGDAYAPIGYYENFVVRGYSLNAANSYRINGLSAVGEQSIALENKQQVQILKGLAGLQSGVNEPAGLIDYRTKRPEHVRSVTLGTDEQGSRYVAADLGDWFGAERTLGLRVNAAREDIDSYVDHADGYRNFLSLAGDWKISAQSLLQLDVEYQHRQQRSVPGYQLLGGTQVPRDIDVHRLLGYQPWARPVEMDSLNAQLRYAYQFNDDWRGTAEASRSRSAINDFSAFAWGCYGAASCADIATPNFFSAQGEYDVYDYRSPDDTRVHDQLRATLEGHAVTGVLEHHLSIGGDWLRRTIDRFGSVNEFVGSGSIDRDPEVFAQTDVALDPKQRRLDSRQRALVLADRIGLGTQWELALGARAVRLDERAFDRDGLLERRTRKDAVLPQAALLFKPQQNMSLYASYAKSLAAGSTAPWFADNADEILPPTNAYQLETGAKVELDGLRLGAALFDIRQAYQFTQPQADGGLRFVQQGRLHNRGLELSADGAATEQLRVFASVAAIRARAEDTDIAAYEGHQAINVPKLRASVQADYSVPGVDGLAVLAGVQYSGRKFADRLGNASVPAYTVANLGARYATALGGVATTWRLNVDNVFDKRYWRDSGEYQGDAYLFPGAPRTARLTVQVDF encoded by the coding sequence ATGTCCCGTCTGTCGCTAGTTGCACTTCCCCGTCGCCCGCTGACGCTCGCCCTGGCGCTGGGCCTGGCCACCCCTGCGTTGGCGCAACAGCAGCAACCCGGCGCGTCCGCGGTGCAGCTGGACACGGTCAACGTGCTGGGCGAGCGCAGCGATAGCAGCACGGCGTTGGGCGGCTTCGGCGCCACGCGCCTGCTCGATGCACCGGCGTCCATCGCAGTGATCGAGCGCCAGCAACTGCTCGATCGCCAGGCGCGCGTGCTCAGCGAGGTGCTGCGCGCCGATGCCTCGACCGGCGATGCGTATGCGCCGATCGGCTATTACGAGAACTTCGTGGTGCGCGGCTATTCGCTCAATGCCGCCAACAGCTATCGCATCAACGGGCTGAGCGCGGTGGGCGAGCAGTCGATTGCGCTGGAAAACAAGCAGCAGGTGCAGATCCTCAAGGGCCTGGCCGGGCTGCAGTCGGGCGTCAACGAGCCGGCCGGCTTGATCGACTACCGCACCAAGCGCCCCGAGCACGTGCGCAGCGTGACCCTGGGCACCGACGAGCAGGGCTCGCGCTATGTCGCCGCCGATCTGGGCGACTGGTTCGGCGCCGAGCGCACGCTCGGCCTGCGGGTGAATGCCGCGCGCGAAGACATCGACAGCTATGTCGATCACGCCGATGGCTACCGCAACTTTCTGTCGCTGGCCGGCGACTGGAAGATCAGCGCGCAATCGCTGCTGCAGCTGGACGTGGAATACCAGCATCGCCAGCAACGCTCGGTGCCCGGCTACCAATTGCTCGGTGGCACGCAGGTGCCGCGCGACATCGATGTGCACCGCCTGCTCGGTTACCAGCCGTGGGCACGACCGGTGGAAATGGACTCGCTCAACGCGCAGTTGCGCTATGCGTATCAGTTCAACGACGACTGGCGCGGCACTGCCGAGGCCTCGCGCAGCCGCTCGGCGATCAACGATTTTTCCGCATTCGCCTGGGGCTGCTACGGCGCGGCAAGCTGTGCCGACATCGCCACGCCCAACTTCTTCAGCGCGCAAGGCGAGTACGACGTCTACGACTATCGCAGCCCCGACGACACCCGCGTGCACGATCAACTACGCGCCACCCTCGAAGGCCATGCGGTCACCGGCGTGCTGGAGCATCACCTGAGCATCGGCGGCGACTGGCTGCGCCGCACCATCGATCGTTTCGGCTCGGTCAACGAGTTCGTCGGCAGCGGCAGCATCGACCGCGACCCTGAGGTCTTTGCACAGACCGATGTGGCGCTGGACCCCAAGCAACGCCGCCTGGATAGCCGTCAACGCGCGCTGGTGCTGGCCGACCGCATCGGCCTGGGCACACAGTGGGAGCTGGCGCTGGGCGCGCGCGCGGTGCGCCTGGACGAGCGCGCCTTCGACCGCGATGGCCTGCTGGAACGGCGCACGCGCAAGGATGCGGTGCTGCCGCAGGCTGCGCTGCTGTTCAAGCCGCAGCAAAACATGTCGCTGTATGCCAGCTACGCCAAGAGCCTTGCCGCCGGTAGCACGGCGCCCTGGTTTGCCGACAACGCCGATGAAATCCTGCCGCCGACCAATGCCTACCAGCTGGAAACCGGCGCCAAGGTGGAGCTGGATGGCCTGCGCCTGGGCGCGGCGCTGTTCGATATCCGGCAGGCGTATCAGTTCACCCAACCGCAGGCCGATGGCGGCCTGCGGTTCGTGCAGCAGGGCCGCCTGCACAACCGCGGGCTGGAACTGTCTGCCGACGGGGCGGCCACCGAGCAGTTGCGTGTGTTCGCCAGCGTCGCCGCCATCCGCGCGCGCGCCGAAGACACCGACATTGCCGCCTACGAAGGCCATCAGGCGATCAATGTGCCCAAGCTGCGTGCCAGCGTGCAGGCCGACTACAGCGTGCCCGGTGTCGATGGCCTGGCGGTGCTGGCAGGCGTGCAATACAGCGGCCGCAAGTTCGCCGACCGGCTCGGCAATGCCAGCGTGCCGGCCTACACCGTGGCCAACCTGGGTGCGCGTTACGCCACTGCGCTGGGCGGGGTGGCGACCACCTGGCGTCTGAACGTGGACAACGTGTTCGACAAACGCTACTGGCGCGATTCCGGCGAATA
- a CDS encoding aminoglycoside phosphotransferase family protein has product MSATHQVHGMSLELALPDWPALSMDEIRHVLQRFAGLGADQGVHWHSARPFSAAACVQTASGAVIVKRHHRSVRSVAALREEHSFMAHLRWAGAPVVEVLYAADGQTALAQDQWVYEVQRVGAGRDLYRDALSWTPFSHVEHAQAAGAALAQLHHAAQGFDAPPRSTNVLVANLRLFTQQDPVQALQRALPARPQLAAALQALPWQHDLATHLLPWHARAWPLLSAPDAMPPLWTHGDWHASNLLWNTDHGAGEVSAIFDFGLSDRSSALFDLATAIERNLIPWLQLDTGARAQAQLQQLDALLDGYALHRPLSAGQLRCLAALLPIVHADFALSEIEYFAGITRSPDNVDIAYHRYLLGHADWFASADGQTLLAHLHARAALLR; this is encoded by the coding sequence ATGAGTGCGACCCATCAGGTGCATGGCATGAGCCTGGAGCTGGCCCTGCCCGACTGGCCGGCACTGAGCATGGATGAAATCCGCCACGTGCTGCAGCGGTTCGCCGGGCTTGGCGCCGACCAGGGCGTGCATTGGCACAGCGCGCGTCCGTTCTCCGCTGCCGCCTGCGTACAGACCGCGTCCGGCGCGGTGATCGTCAAACGCCACCACCGCAGCGTGCGCAGTGTCGCGGCCTTGCGCGAAGAACACAGCTTCATGGCGCACCTGCGCTGGGCCGGCGCGCCGGTGGTGGAGGTGCTGTACGCGGCTGACGGTCAGACCGCTCTTGCGCAGGACCAATGGGTCTACGAAGTGCAACGCGTCGGGGCGGGACGCGACCTGTATCGCGATGCACTGTCGTGGACGCCGTTTAGCCACGTCGAGCATGCGCAGGCCGCAGGGGCTGCGCTTGCGCAGCTGCACCACGCCGCGCAGGGCTTCGATGCGCCGCCGCGCTCCACCAATGTTCTGGTCGCCAACCTGCGGCTGTTTACCCAGCAGGATCCGGTGCAGGCGCTGCAGCGCGCCTTGCCCGCGCGGCCGCAGCTGGCCGCAGCGTTGCAGGCGCTGCCCTGGCAGCACGATCTGGCCACGCACCTGCTGCCCTGGCATGCGCGTGCCTGGCCGCTGCTGTCTGCGCCGGATGCGATGCCGCCGCTGTGGACGCATGGCGACTGGCATGCGTCCAATCTGCTGTGGAATACCGACCACGGCGCCGGCGAGGTCAGCGCGATCTTCGATTTCGGATTGAGCGATCGCAGCAGTGCCTTGTTCGATCTGGCCACCGCGATCGAACGCAACCTGATCCCGTGGCTGCAGCTGGATACCGGCGCGCGCGCGCAGGCGCAGCTGCAACAACTCGATGCCTTGCTGGATGGCTATGCGCTGCATCGCCCACTCAGTGCAGGACAGCTGCGCTGCCTGGCCGCGCTGCTGCCGATCGTGCATGCCGATTTCGCCTTGAGCGAGATCGAGTACTTCGCCGGCATCACGCGCTCGCCCGACAACGTGGATATCGCCTATCACCGCTATCTGCTGGGCCACGCGGACTGGTTTGCCAGTGCCGATGGTCAAACGCTGCTTGCGCATCTGCATGCGCGCGCGGCGCTGCTGCGATGA